In one window of Calypte anna isolate BGI_N300 chromosome 1, bCalAnn1_v1.p, whole genome shotgun sequence DNA:
- the CRADD gene encoding death domain-containing protein CRADD isoform X3, with protein MPLGLRVLLRGAAQPRCPHPTWRLRCPPPARPQRGRRRPRLFLSLPAAGRWRRLPAKPSCLQQRWCSPRRLRGCWSALRSSSLPSCCQMDARDKQLLRSMRLELCTEVLVDGIVIQYLYQEGILTDSHVQEIKSQTTSQRKTMMLLDILPTRGPKAFDAFLDSLQEFPWVKDKLIAKRKEMTVQDPEDMKDDSNNRGQPEFPRSQPDTRSVSVLCMRLKACDVG; from the exons ATGCCACTCGGACTCCGCGTCCTGCTCCGGGGGGCCGCTCAGCCCCGCTGCCCACACCCGACATGGCGACTGCGGTGCCCTCCCCCTGCCCGCCCTCAGCGGGGCCGGCGGCGGCCGCGgctcttcctcagcctgccCGCAGCAGGGCGGTGGCGGCGGCTTCCGGCGAAGCCTTCTTGCCTTCAACAAAGATGGTGCTCCCCGCGCAGGCTCCGCGGGTGCTGGAGCGCCCTGCGTAGTTCCTCACTTCCCTCTT GTTGCCAGATGGATGCCAGAGACAAGCAGCTTTTACGCTCCATGCGCCTGGAGCTCTGCAcagaggtgctggtggatggaatTGTTATTCAGTATCTCTACCAAGAAGGGATTCTCACAGACAGTCACGTTCAAGAAATCAAATCCCAAACCACCAGTCAGAGGAAAACCATGATGCTCCTTGATATTCTCCCCACCAGAGGACCCAAGGCTTTTGATGCATTCTTGGATTCCTTACAGGAGTTCCCATGGGTTAAAGACAAGCTGATAGCAAAGCGTAAGGAAATGACAGTACAAGACCCTGAAG ATATGAAGGATGATTCCAACAATAGGGGACAGCCTGAATTTCCTAGGAGCCAGCCAGACACCAGAAG TGTCAGTGTGCTTTGCATGAGACTGAAAGCCTGTGACGTTGGGTGA
- the CRADD gene encoding death domain-containing protein CRADD isoform X5, giving the protein MPLGLRVLLRGAAQPRCPHPTWRLRCPPPARPQRGRRRPRLFLSLPAAGRWRRLPAKPSCLQQRWCSPRRLRGCWSALRSSSLPSCCQMDARDKQLLRSMRLELCTEVLVDGIVIQYLYQEGILTDSHVQEIKSQTTSQRKTMMLLDILPTRGPKAFDAFLDSLQEFPWVKDKLIAKRKEMTVQDPEDMKDDSNNRGQPEFPRSQPDTRSCN; this is encoded by the exons ATGCCACTCGGACTCCGCGTCCTGCTCCGGGGGGCCGCTCAGCCCCGCTGCCCACACCCGACATGGCGACTGCGGTGCCCTCCCCCTGCCCGCCCTCAGCGGGGCCGGCGGCGGCCGCGgctcttcctcagcctgccCGCAGCAGGGCGGTGGCGGCGGCTTCCGGCGAAGCCTTCTTGCCTTCAACAAAGATGGTGCTCCCCGCGCAGGCTCCGCGGGTGCTGGAGCGCCCTGCGTAGTTCCTCACTTCCCTCTT GTTGCCAGATGGATGCCAGAGACAAGCAGCTTTTACGCTCCATGCGCCTGGAGCTCTGCAcagaggtgctggtggatggaatTGTTATTCAGTATCTCTACCAAGAAGGGATTCTCACAGACAGTCACGTTCAAGAAATCAAATCCCAAACCACCAGTCAGAGGAAAACCATGATGCTCCTTGATATTCTCCCCACCAGAGGACCCAAGGCTTTTGATGCATTCTTGGATTCCTTACAGGAGTTCCCATGGGTTAAAGACAAGCTGATAGCAAAGCGTAAGGAAATGACAGTACAAGACCCTGAAG ATATGAAGGATGATTCCAACAATAGGGGACAGCCTGAATTTCCTAGGAGCCAGCCAGACACCAGAAG
- the CRADD gene encoding death domain-containing protein CRADD isoform X6 produces MPLGLRVLLRGAAQPRCPHPTWRLRCPPPARPQRGRRRPRLFLSLPAAGRWRRLPAKPSCLQQRWCSPRRLRGCWSALRSSSLPSCCQMDARDKQLLRSMRLELCTEVLVDGIVIQYLYQEGILTDSHVQEIKSQTTSQRKTMMLLDILPTRGPKAFDAFLDSLQEFPWVKDKLIAKRKEMTVQDPEDMKDDSNNRGQPEFPRSQPDTRR; encoded by the exons ATGCCACTCGGACTCCGCGTCCTGCTCCGGGGGGCCGCTCAGCCCCGCTGCCCACACCCGACATGGCGACTGCGGTGCCCTCCCCCTGCCCGCCCTCAGCGGGGCCGGCGGCGGCCGCGgctcttcctcagcctgccCGCAGCAGGGCGGTGGCGGCGGCTTCCGGCGAAGCCTTCTTGCCTTCAACAAAGATGGTGCTCCCCGCGCAGGCTCCGCGGGTGCTGGAGCGCCCTGCGTAGTTCCTCACTTCCCTCTT GTTGCCAGATGGATGCCAGAGACAAGCAGCTTTTACGCTCCATGCGCCTGGAGCTCTGCAcagaggtgctggtggatggaatTGTTATTCAGTATCTCTACCAAGAAGGGATTCTCACAGACAGTCACGTTCAAGAAATCAAATCCCAAACCACCAGTCAGAGGAAAACCATGATGCTCCTTGATATTCTCCCCACCAGAGGACCCAAGGCTTTTGATGCATTCTTGGATTCCTTACAGGAGTTCCCATGGGTTAAAGACAAGCTGATAGCAAAGCGTAAGGAAATGACAGTACAAGACCCTGAAG ATATGAAGGATGATTCCAACAATAGGGGACAGCCTGAATTTCCTAGGAGCCAGCCAGACACCAGAAG
- the SOCS2 gene encoding suppressor of cytokine signaling 2, which yields MTLRSAGSLESAEGSGEHWGHPGAAAPVAEEFREATQLATAMEELRRAGWYWGNMTVAEAKKRLQDAPEGTFLVRDSSHSEYLLTISVKTSAGPTNLRIEYQDGKFRLDSITCVRSRLKQFNSVVHLIEYYVLMCKDRTETPSNGTVHLYLNKPLYTSAPSLQHYCRITINKCTNQVWELPLPTRLKEYLKEYQYQV from the exons ATGACCCTGCGCTCCGCCGGGTCCTTGGAGAGCGCGGAGGGCTCCGGGGAGCACTGGGGACATCCCGGGGCGGCGGCCCCTGTTGCCGAGGAGTTCCGTGAGGCGACGCAGCTAGCCACGGCTATGGAGGAGCTGCGGCGGGCAG GATGGTACTGGGGCAACATGACTGTTGCTGAAGCCAAAAAGAGATTACAGGATGCTCCCGAAGGGACCTTCTTGGTTAGGGATAGTTCACATTCAGAATATCTACTGACTATTTCAGTAAAAACATCAGCAGGACCGACCAATCTACGTATAGAGTATCAAGATGGCAAGTTTAGACTGGACTCTATCACTTGTGTCAGATCTAGACTTAAACAGTTCAACAGTGTCGTGCATTTGATTGAGTACTATGTTCTTATGTGCAAAGACAGAACTGAAACACCTTCAAATGGAACAGTTCATCTTTACTTGAACAAACCTCTCTATACATCCGCTCCATCTCTGCAACACTACTGCAGAATAACTATAAACAAATGTACAAATCAGGTCTGGGAGCTGCCATTACCAACAAGACTAAAAGAGTATTTGAAAGAGTACCAATACCAGgtataa